A region of Micromonospora pallida DNA encodes the following proteins:
- a CDS encoding helix-turn-helix domain-containing protein — protein MSWGYVRIVRTCYNLHMSERGVAYAFWLRVRSEQATRGWTDDELKERSGIARTTIDRLAKGKRPPLARVVNSLAKALDIDNDEAHRLAGRLPGEPDQAEGEPSPAERRISAREAVLNDPDLNDQQRAVILGVIDLITGGGGEDQGRQAS, from the coding sequence ATGAGCTGGGGCTATGTCCGGATCGTGCGGACGTGCTACAACCTGCACATGAGCGAACGGGGTGTTGCCTACGCCTTCTGGCTGCGAGTGCGGTCCGAGCAGGCCACGCGCGGCTGGACGGACGACGAGCTGAAAGAACGCTCGGGCATCGCCCGTACCACCATCGACCGCCTCGCCAAGGGCAAGCGGCCACCGCTTGCCCGGGTCGTTAACTCCCTCGCCAAGGCGCTCGACATCGACAACGACGAGGCGCACCGGCTCGCCGGCCGACTACCCGGAGAACCGGACCAGGCCGAGGGCGAGCCGTCCCCGGCGGAACGCCGGATCAGCGCCCGCGAAGCCGTCCTGAACGACCCAGACCTCAACGACCAGCAGAGGGCGGTCATCCTCGGCGTGATCGACCTGATCACCGGAGGCGGCGGCGAGGATCAGGGGCGCCAGGCGTCCTAA
- a CDS encoding site-specific integrase, with the protein MASIERRGDSWRVVWRYDGQKQYTSWPAEEYANEAKSIVEGHRGRITADRVYTDMGIPTGDSNSPADDGITLKQWCEEWLPSKTRISPGTRERYEQQLRDRIYPAFGDTPLPQLTSVAIGTWLNELRASGMSQKTVTRYYSLLHTALTAAMRHGHISVNPCHGTDFIRDQRADDDTGEHHAVYLTPQQFELLRAQFAKQWHSLLDCIVETGLRWSEVTALAAMHLVPATDSSGPRLRVWRAWKEASGKRYLGTTKGRAKRVLPIGDDLYRTLTKLVEGQPPETLIFRDDKGALDYDRMYDQAWKPALLRARLCPTHPPTGEGERLEGARGRCRDYGGTTWAGQPCGARVVDDTTRCAAHYGPRVGSVSDCDCPTVLHSAPSWHDLRHTYASWLFSDPRMTPLAISRLLGHQQLATTSEIYGDLMPQAIDAAVDAVADARKSARPD; encoded by the coding sequence ATGGCGAGCATCGAGCGACGAGGGGACTCCTGGCGGGTCGTCTGGCGGTACGACGGCCAGAAGCAGTACACCTCGTGGCCTGCCGAGGAATACGCCAACGAGGCGAAATCGATCGTCGAGGGCCACCGAGGGCGCATCACCGCCGACCGCGTGTACACGGATATGGGCATTCCCACGGGGGATTCCAATTCCCCTGCCGATGATGGCATCACTCTGAAACAGTGGTGCGAGGAATGGCTACCGTCGAAGACTCGCATCTCACCTGGAACGCGAGAGCGGTACGAACAACAGCTCCGCGACAGAATATACCCCGCCTTCGGCGACACTCCCCTGCCTCAGCTCACGTCGGTCGCTATCGGCACCTGGCTAAACGAACTACGCGCCAGCGGGATGAGCCAGAAGACGGTGACCCGCTACTACTCGCTGCTGCACACCGCGCTCACCGCTGCCATGCGCCACGGGCACATCAGCGTGAACCCGTGCCACGGCACAGACTTCATCCGGGATCAACGGGCCGACGACGACACCGGTGAGCACCACGCGGTCTACCTGACGCCGCAGCAGTTCGAGCTGCTGCGTGCCCAGTTTGCCAAGCAGTGGCATTCGCTGCTGGATTGCATCGTCGAAACCGGGCTCCGCTGGTCGGAAGTGACCGCCTTGGCCGCAATGCACCTCGTGCCGGCCACTGATTCCTCGGGGCCGAGGTTGAGGGTCTGGCGGGCGTGGAAGGAGGCAAGCGGCAAGCGGTACTTGGGCACGACGAAGGGCCGGGCCAAGCGAGTTCTTCCAATCGGCGACGACCTCTACCGCACACTCACCAAACTCGTCGAGGGGCAGCCGCCAGAGACGCTTATCTTCCGGGATGACAAGGGTGCCCTGGACTACGACCGGATGTACGACCAGGCGTGGAAGCCGGCCCTTCTCCGGGCCCGTCTCTGCCCCACTCACCCACCGACCGGCGAGGGTGAGCGCCTGGAGGGCGCGCGCGGTCGGTGCCGAGACTACGGCGGTACGACGTGGGCGGGGCAGCCGTGTGGCGCCCGGGTTGTCGACGACACGACGCGGTGCGCGGCGCACTACGGCCCCCGGGTCGGATCGGTGTCGGACTGCGACTGTCCCACCGTGCTGCACTCCGCGCCGTCGTGGCACGACCTACGGCACACGTACGCGAGCTGGCTCTTCAGCGACCCCCGGATGACTCCCCTGGCCATCTCGCGGCTGCTTGGTCACCAGCAGCTCGCCACGACGAGCGAGATCTACGGGGACCTGATGCCGCAGGCGATCGACGCTGCGGTGGACGCGGTGGCGGACGCTCGTAAGTCGGCGCGACCGGATTAG